TTCGGCTGCGGCGGTATGATCGGCTGGATGCTCTGGTTCGGTGTCGGCGTGTGGGCTCTCTTCTATGTCTTCATGGGCTTCATTATAACCGTGCTCATCATGCGATTCCTCGCCGAGACGGGTACGCCCTTCATCAAAGTGGAACCCGCCGCACGCATGGGCATGGACGTGCTCCCGATGTCATGGCTCTCCGCAGTGCCGGTATACTTTAACGCCTTTTTCGCCATATTCACGATGTACGGAACGCGCTCCTGTTTTCCCGCCTTCGCGCTCCAAGCACTCGCTCTCCCGAAAAACATGAGCGAAAAGGCACGCTCACGCCTCCTTATCGGGCTTATCGCGATAGCGCTCTCGGGAGTGGTCATCTGCGGGGCGGTACATCTTATCAGCGCGTACCGTTTTACGCCGTTCATGGGCGGAAGCGATTCGCTCACCTGGGGCAAAGGCGTGCTCGATAATGCGCAGCGCGACCTTATCAGCTTTGAGAAGGGCACGTACACGAAAAGCGTTACGCATAATCGCCCGCTCCATCTCGCAGCCGGCGCGGTGCTCACCGGCGTGCTCCAATGGCTCTGCGTCACGTTCCCTGCGTGGCCGCTTCACCCCATCGGCATCATACTCGCGCTCACCTTCTTCGGCAACATGAGCTGGCTCTCCATACTCATCGGCTGGGCGGTGAAAGGGCTTGTCGTACGATTCGGCGGCTCGCGTCTTCTGCGATCGGCAAAACCGTTCTTCCTGGGGCTTATCGCGGGCGAAGCGGTCATCATTATAGTCTGGGCTGCGGTAGCGGCTTCTCTTGCCTTCGCCGGGCTCCCCTATGAAAAGGTGCTGCTGCAGCCGTATTAGGTCTATGAAACCGCCGCGGAAAAGCATGGGTAGGGATACACTTGAAAACCGGACGCCAGAACTGCCTGCATTTATAGAGAACAAGGGCGCATGAGCCCTTGTTCTCTATTTTCGCGACAGTCCGTGTATGCGCCTTGACAATATCGGTTTCCTTTACTATACTAAATAAAACCATTTGGTTGCTTTTTTTGGAGTGATACCATGGCCCGATGCTCCGTCATCGCATTCGCAGTGCTCACCGCCTCGCTTTTCGCCTCGGATATGATGCTCGATCGCTTCGATTCACTTGATACAAAAACCGTGAACGCACGGAAGAACGCCGGTGTTTCGCTTGTCGCTGCCGCCGAACACGGGCAGGTGCTTCGCATTGCCGCGGACTTTTCCGAAACATCGTACACCTGGGCGAGGAAGATGATACCCGCCGGAACGATACGCGCCCCCTGGAATGCCATCTCGTTCTTCGCACGCGGGGCAGCAAATGCAACGCTTCAGATAACGCTCTGTCATATCGCGGGAACAGCTGAAGTGAAATATTCAGCGTCGTACACCGCAACAGAAGCATGGAAACGATACACCATCAGGCTCTCCGATTTCCGCGGGAAAGCACCGCTCACCGACGATGAAGCGGCAAAAATAACGATCATATTCTTCAATATCTCAAAGTCTTCGGGCGATACCGCCGTGCTTGAGGTCGATGACCTGTCGCTTACGGTCACAGCGCCGAAACCGGCAGCGGCAATGCCGTCGCAGGGCATACCCGTCATGCAGCCGTATACCGCGAAAAAACTGCCGCCGGTCATCGTCTACGATTCGTTCCTGCTCACGCGGGATGAAGTGAACCGCATGAAAAGCGCCATGCCTGCCGACGAGACGATACGCAAGTCGATAGAGACGCTCATTACCGCGGCACAGGCGCAGCAGAAGAACCCGCCCGTTATCCCCGACCGCGGAGCGCAGCATACCTATTGGTACATCTGTAAAAAAGACAGCAGCATGCTCACGACGGTATCGCCGACGAAACACCGCTGCCCGCTGTGCGGCGCGGAATACAGCGGCGAACCGTTCGATTCCGTACCGCTCATGGCAGTGCACAGCGGTCTTGCCGACAGGACGAAAAAAAGCGCGCTCGCGTTCCTCTTTACGGGTGAAAGCGCGTACGCAAAGGACGTGTTCGCCGTACTTTCGGGATATGCGGAAAAGTACGCATCGTTCGAACTGCATGATGTGAACGGAAAGCAAGGGCGGGCGGCGGCACGCGTGTTCCCGCAGACGCTCGATGAGTCGATGTGGATAATAGATCTCGCACAGTCATATGCCGCAATACGCGGAACGCTCGATGCTTCGCAGAAGGAAACCCTTCGCACAAAACTCTTCCGACCGGTGTACGAGGTGATAGTGAAGAACGATGCCGGTGTGGGAAACTGGCAGTCATGGCATAACGCGGCAATGCTCGCATGCGGACTTGCGCTCGAGGATACTGCCATCATCGATGAAGCAGTGAACGGGAAAAGCGGCTTTCTCGCGCAGATGCAGAGCAGCTTCGGCGACGACGGCATCTGGTACGAGGGGTCGTGGGGGTATCATTTCTATGCCCTGCAGGCGCTCATCGCCTTCTCCGAACTCGCCTATCGTGCCGGCATCGATCTCTATACGCATCCGCGTTTCAAGCCCCTCTTCACATCATCGATATATTCGGCGACCCCGTCATGGACGCTCCCGCAGTTCGGCGATGACAAGAAACCGATATCCATCTTCGGGAAACGCTCGTTCTACGAAGTGGCATATGCACGTTACCGCGACGATGTATTCGCTTGGGTGCTGTCGCGCTCAGGCCGCGGCGGCATAGCATCGCTTGCCACCGGTGTATTCGGCGTGAACGCTCCGATCGCCATGCCGGACCTTTCATCGGCGCTCTTCCCCGATGCAGGTATCGCCGCGCTTCGAACAGGGATGACCGCGGACGATCCGTATATCGGTTTCAAATTCGGACCGCACGGCGGCTTCCACGGACATTTCGATAAATTGAGCGTCGTGTCCCACGCCCTCGGGGAGATGCTCGCGCCCGATCCGGGCTGTCTTGAAAGCTACGGCGCACCGCTCCATACGGAATGGTATAAGACATCGTTCGCCCACAACACGCTCACCGTCGACGGACGTTCGCAGAACCCCTGCGCGGGAACGCGTGCATGGTTCTCTCGCTCACCGCATATACGCGCCGTCGCTGCAGCCGTACGCGATGCTTACGACGGTGTAACGCTCACACGCCGTGTCGTGCTCTTCGACCGCTATGCGCTCATCGTGGATTCTGCGGAAAGCACCGAGGAGCATCAGTACGACTGGGTATGGCATAATTATGGAACACCGACATTCGACCGCGCGCTCTCGCCGATCAAATCCGCAGGCGATAAGGACGGATATCAGCACGCGAAAAACTGCTCCGCTGTCACCGCCGATGACGCATGGCATGTACGCTTCAGCAAGGGCGAAAGGAATGTGCATATCGCCATGGACGGTGCGGCGGGGAACACGATGATCTCAGCGACCGGTTTCGGCGTGAACGTACGCGAACAGGTACCGCTTGTCATCGCGCGAAGGCAGGCACTCACGACGCATTATATATCGGCGATTGAGGCATATCGCGATACGAACGAATATGTGCGTGCGGTGCGCTCCGTCATCGGCGACGGCACCCGATTGCCCGCGGGCGCGCTCTATGCCGCATGCGCAACAGCCGACGGCGTTGACAGGATACTCATCGGCTCGGGCGAGCTTTCCATCGACGGCATATCATCCGACGGCGCGTGCACCGTGATATCATCGAATGATACGGCGATACGCATTATGCTCGTGAATGGAACGCATGCATCATACCGGGGCAATGCGTTCACCTTGAGCAGGAAAGCGACCGCGACCGTTGAGCGCATGAACGATGGCGGCATCTATATCGAATGCGGCGAGAACGCTGCCGCCGTCACGCTGAAGAACGCTGCTGGGAATATCTCCGCATATACGCTCGCCCCCGACCATACACGTTCGGGATCGGCATCGATACAGCGCACGGGCAACGATATCACGGCCGCTCTGACGCCCGGTGCACGCATAGAACTTGCTGTATCTTCCGTATATGCCGACACACTCGCCAGGGAACGGGCGACACGCCGCTCCGCACAGCGGCCCTCGCTCCCGATTGCGACCATTCCGTCTGACGCACGGCCGACACGCGGTATTTCCATAACGGTGGAAGCGGAGAACATGGCGGAACAGGGGAAAGGTGCAGCGGAAGCCTGCGATAAATTCGCCGCATCAGGCCAGGCGATACGGAAATGGAACGATGCGGGGCATTGGATAGCATGGGATGTAACGGTGCCGGAAAACGGCATCTATCATATGTCAGTGAAGTACTGCTCGGAAATGATGCCCGTACGTGATCTTACCATCGATAATGCGTATCCCCATGAAGCATGCAGGGAGATATCGTTCGATGCCACCGGCGGATGGAGCAGCACCGCGAACGACTGGCGTGAACCGGTATTAAGCGATGCGTCGGGCACGCCGGTGCCGATCTATCTCACGAAGGGTACGCATCGCATACGCATGGCGAACCTTTCCGGCGAGGGCGGTATGAATCTCGATCATATTCGGGTGTTTTCGCCTAATCCCCGTTGAAATTGATGCAGTGTCATTTCGCCCGAATTCACCGATATTCTATTTCCCGCGGCAACACACCTCACCCCCATCCCTTCTCCATCACCGGGTACAGCGATGGAGAAGGGGAGGGACCCATGCTGTCTGCACATATAATTAAACACGGAAAAAATGAAGATTCGGCCTGAACATGTATTGCATTAGGACACTATTCTCCTCCTGTAACATCCCCGTGAGAGAGGAGGAGCCCCGAGGAGGTGAGTGTTCTTCTTTGCGGCCTTAACGGCTTGGCATGTGACATTTCTTTCCAAAGCCTCCGGACGGTTATCCGGAGCTCTCAGACTGTCACGCGCAATGCCCGGGCGATCGGGCACATCGACGGGACGGATGCCCATACATACGGGGCGATGGTTCTCGCACCCGTCCGGTCGTCCGCACTCTTAACACGACTGCCCGAAGCCCCCGGGCGATCGTTTGCGCTCCCGAACGACCGCCTGCACCATCGGGGCGGCTCTCCGGACGATCGGGGAACCCACCCGCATTCCCGGGGCGTTCGTACGCAATGCCGAACGATTACCCGAACGATCTGGGCGACCGTCCTATGCTTCCGGGCAACATCCATCCAATGAACAACAAATAAAAACACCCCGCTATCCGGAATGCTCCTGTTAACCGGAGCATTCCGGACGGCGGGGTGCTTCGGGCGGTCCGAATGTCGCATTTTGACAATCTGGTGTCTCAAACATACAATGACATCATATCCCCCTTTGTCGTATACTGATCCCGGGAGTATCGGCATGAAATTAATCGTATTCATATGCATTCCATTGTGTGCCATCTTGTGCTTCGGACAGACGCCGTGGACAGGGACCGATGAGGCTCGTGCACTTCTCCGTGCAGGCGTTGACCGCCAATGGCCGCTGTTTGCCGGGAACGATCTCAAGAAAGGTACCGGCGCGCGGGAGACGATGACGCTCCTCCTTAATTCCGTCGCTGTTGACGCCCCCGATGAACGGATAATGAAGCTCATAGCCTGGCTCAAACGATTCCAGGAGCTGAACGAGAAAAGCAAGGGCCATATGAACATGTTCTGGTATTGGGGCGATACCGAGGTGAAGGACAGGAATGCGGTCGAATTCGTCATGCAGCAGGCGACTATCCTCTGGCTC
The DNA window shown above is from Spirochaetota bacterium and carries:
- a CDS encoding DUF6785 family protein — its product is FGCGGMIGWMLWFGVGVWALFYVFMGFIITVLIMRFLAETGTPFIKVEPAARMGMDVLPMSWLSAVPVYFNAFFAIFTMYGTRSCFPAFALQALALPKNMSEKARSRLLIGLIAIALSGVVICGAVHLISAYRFTPFMGGSDSLTWGKGVLDNAQRDLISFEKGTYTKSVTHNRPLHLAAGAVLTGVLQWLCVTFPAWPLHPIGIILALTFFGNMSWLSILIGWAVKGLVVRFGGSRLLRSAKPFFLGLIAGEAVIIIVWAAVAASLAFAGLPYEKVLLQPY
- a CDS encoding heparinase II/III family protein; amino-acid sequence: MARCSVIAFAVLTASLFASDMMLDRFDSLDTKTVNARKNAGVSLVAAAEHGQVLRIAADFSETSYTWARKMIPAGTIRAPWNAISFFARGAANATLQITLCHIAGTAEVKYSASYTATEAWKRYTIRLSDFRGKAPLTDDEAAKITIIFFNISKSSGDTAVLEVDDLSLTVTAPKPAAAMPSQGIPVMQPYTAKKLPPVIVYDSFLLTRDEVNRMKSAMPADETIRKSIETLITAAQAQQKNPPVIPDRGAQHTYWYICKKDSSMLTTVSPTKHRCPLCGAEYSGEPFDSVPLMAVHSGLADRTKKSALAFLFTGESAYAKDVFAVLSGYAEKYASFELHDVNGKQGRAAARVFPQTLDESMWIIDLAQSYAAIRGTLDASQKETLRTKLFRPVYEVIVKNDAGVGNWQSWHNAAMLACGLALEDTAIIDEAVNGKSGFLAQMQSSFGDDGIWYEGSWGYHFYALQALIAFSELAYRAGIDLYTHPRFKPLFTSSIYSATPSWTLPQFGDDKKPISIFGKRSFYEVAYARYRDDVFAWVLSRSGRGGIASLATGVFGVNAPIAMPDLSSALFPDAGIAALRTGMTADDPYIGFKFGPHGGFHGHFDKLSVVSHALGEMLAPDPGCLESYGAPLHTEWYKTSFAHNTLTVDGRSQNPCAGTRAWFSRSPHIRAVAAAVRDAYDGVTLTRRVVLFDRYALIVDSAESTEEHQYDWVWHNYGTPTFDRALSPIKSAGDKDGYQHAKNCSAVTADDAWHVRFSKGERNVHIAMDGAAGNTMISATGFGVNVREQVPLVIARRQALTTHYISAIEAYRDTNEYVRAVRSVIGDGTRLPAGALYAACATADGVDRILIGSGELSIDGISSDGACTVISSNDTAIRIMLVNGTHASYRGNAFTLSRKATATVERMNDGGIYIECGENAAAVTLKNAAGNISAYTLAPDHTRSGSASIQRTGNDITAALTPGARIELAVSSVYADTLARERATRRSAQRPSLPIATIPSDARPTRGISITVEAENMAEQGKGAAEACDKFAASGQAIRKWNDAGHWIAWDVTVPENGIYHMSVKYCSEMMPVRDLTIDNAYPHEACREISFDATGGWSSTANDWREPVLSDASGTPVPIYLTKGTHRIRMANLSGEGGMNLDHIRVFSPNPR